The Aedes aegypti strain LVP_AGWG chromosome 1, AaegL5.0 Primary Assembly, whole genome shotgun sequence sequence ACTTGTTACACAATCACTTAATATCACAGTCATTATTACAACTTTTATGCTAAcgtttgtttttattattatctaCGCTTTGATGGCTTGTCTTGTCTTTTTACTAATTGAAACTTTATGGCAATCTCCACTGAGGGATCATTTGAAGTTCGTTAATATTAATAGTCAAGTTTCTTCGTCAATCATAAAATGGCATCGATGCTTTTGGAAAACAATATACGAAAGCGACTTGATTTTCGTTTCTCTGTTGTTGACCTCTATCGGAACGGAATGGCACTTGTTTTCAGCTATTCTGTGTTTTTGTCAAGGTTTGATATCTATTGGTTAGTGCTATTCTTGTTCATATTGTCTATAGAGCTACAGTTTGTTGGGCGTTGTTCTTTATTTTCTCTGTTGATCACATCTTAGTAGAAATTTCGCTGTATAGTGCATATTCTCTCCTTTTGTTCTTCTGCATTGGATTAGAGAATCATCATGGATTGAGTTTTAAATCTAGAAAAAAGAATAAACAGATAATTCATTATAGGGGAAAGTGGagcagtttggccaccttaaggaaaaatcgttaaaagtgctgaaaatattatAAGATCTTCGGATTTTTGCATGTTatccaacatttttttatcaatagcATGATATCCATTGTCTCATGAAGTTCACGAGTtatttaatgatttttcaaattttttaatttttcgagtCGATATTTTACCGATGTGGTGATATGAGCATCCTACTTTTGGATGTAAGATTatttaatataatataaaactcaattatttttttcactgcacttgaaagttattagtatttataaacactcCATGTAAAAATATTATACTTCGAAAAACATTCTATCAGTTAAACATCAATAtttgaaaatgataaaatttggAAAAGTCATGGGCAGTTTTTTCTAACATcatgccatgctgaaggtatctgggttcaattcccggacggtccaggatcttttcgtaatggaagtttccttgacttccctgggcatcatCGTACCTTCCACATGatataaaaatgcgaaaatggcaactttggcaaagaaagctctcagttaataattgtggaagtgctcataagaacactgagctgagaagcaagctttgtcccagagaggacgtaatgccaaaaagaagaccAATCTTTATTCTTTCTTGAGACTTTTCTGTGCCATCTTAGAATAATACTCTATGAACTTCCCAGTTCTTTGTTAGACCTCTTGAAACAATATATAatgaaagttgttttttttaagaagatgGTATCCcaaaaaacaatacaaaaatacCTTGAGGTATTGCTGACAACTCGTTAGAGAAATTCGAGATAACAGACTGAATTAAACATTCCCATAATATCAAAAAGAGCTGTTTCCTTTACTCACCTCGTTGTTTGGATAGTAATCGTCTTCGGTGACCAGGCGCTGTCGCATTCCGTATCGATTTCTAGATAAAAAAAGagaaacgtgtaaatttaaaaCATTGGCGCTCCAGAAAACAAGTTCATCTTACTCTAACCGATTCCTGTAGAGCACCATGGCAATGTAGGCAGTCAGTGCCAGCACAAAAACTGCCCCCAGCATGATGATCCATATGTGCTCCTGTCGCATGGACGACACCTCAATCGTTGTATTGTCGAATATCAGCGGATAGTGGACGATTTTGTCCCTGTAATATTGAAGGTTGAGATCAAAAAGCAACCAAGAATTAAAGTACAGAACTCTAAACATTCAACAATGCCTACCCGAACTGTTCCTCCAGTCCGTCCTCTCGCTTCGGGTCCTCCGGCTGTATTTCCTCGGCAGCATAGTCGGTATCGTCCTCCTGACTTTCACTGTCGTCTACATCGTCGTCATCTTCATTGTTGtagtcgtcgtcatcgtcttcCACCTTCCGGTTGTCGACCGGCGACGATAGGGTCTGGTTGGCGGCGTTCGACGCGATTGACTCATCACTGGTGATCGTGCCTCCAGCCTTTGCCAGCGGTTGGCGCTGCACGTTTTGACCCTGATCACGGAAATGAAAACgacagtgaaaaagtgatcacgAATTAGTATTGCTGTAATGTGAGAGCTTCCGTTTGAGTTAGTTATTCATTCAACCAACGATGAAGAAAATGTGATCATTTGACTATATTTTTCTAGTTGGAATTCCATCAGCATCTCACGATCGATCTCAATCTAAGACATTCGATAAATAATTTATGGCTTTCCTTCTTGATGATGGTAGCGACATTAAGTCTAACCCTTGACTTTAACCCTATTAACAACAGCAACTCAATCAGCAGCTTCCATACAGGTTTATTGGTATTACCTCTGTTTCAACAGCaagctaaaaatataaaatctccCTAACGATTGCGATCATACAAAGTACACGATCGTGATTTCCCATAATCGGCTGGACGACCTGATCTTCACTCTCTTCCTTGTTAATACGTAAGCCCATGGGCGTTTCCAGAGGCAAAGGCAAAGGGTTTGATATGTATACCtgatccacagacaaacagacgtaacactgatgaaatttccatcgaccactcatttaacgatcgtTTCAAATTCGCtgtgttacaaatctcacaaccagaggcacgctcatcgtttttcttcgcgtttgacgtttcacactaccgccatctgtcggtcttgttgcacgaaacaccttttcgtgtaacatgctcaccagatgatgatggtgtaaactgggcgatggattttgaagaaatttgttctaagtgttacgtctgtttgtctgtgcctgaTCCTTCCACAAAAATTTATTAAATCTATCAAACAGGAATGATAAGCCTCCGAaatcgccaggggctttcatatttttgatttttttttaataatagttgtCACTtcctccaaatcagtctcccaggaatattcgaaaacgttcttttgattgagaatgctttcgaaattctgagtaacttgattttccattggactagtaagtcctaaattaaatttGTGCGCGCTTTGAAACTGcacagcaagtttttgagctttttcgcaattagttagtaataatttgttttcttttttcaatgCCGGAATAGGCTTCtgagttttgtttttcaaaattttagataattgcCAAAAGGGCTTGGAGCcaaggtccaattgagaaatattattttcaatttttgtttcttaattgagaaaatcgTGTGTTTATTACTTACTGCATATCATGTCGTATCATTTTAATAGCAAGATCGCGAGtgtgttgaaattgccttccctcacgtttttaatacggatcaagagtttaagatctataatcacggaatcaaattttttcccattttggtattttttcttcccattagaagaattcctagacgaaatgctcgaaagaatagctgttggtaatcccctgaggaattcctggaaaaaatctgcagaggatgtcttcagagaaatccttgaaattcttcctggtcgaaatccccggaggaattgcttttggaatttccctgaggaatcattgaaatctccgtaggaactcttggaggaaatctccggagaaattcctggtgaaatccccagcaaaattcctagaggaaaactccggatgaattctctgaaaacatCCCGGAGGAGGAATCCCCGAAATATTTTCTGGACTagatccccagaggaattcttggagagaaTCCTTGAATTTTTTCGGGTGGAAATCCCTgactcttggaaaaaatctacggaggaaatccccgaaggaattcctggaggaaatccctggaggagctcTTGGGGGAAAACCCCGGAgaatttcatggaaaaaatcctcagGGGAAATATTGGACGAAATCCTCGCTATTGAAAATCTAAGTTCTAGGGGatatctccgaaggaattcctggagaaactctcatgaggaattcctggtgcaaattcCCAGAGAAATACCTGGAGATAATCTTCGGAAACATTTATTAATGAAGTCCTGGgcaaaatccccggaagaatggATTTCGTATAAGGGATTCCATGAGGATTACCAGAAGAACCGCAGAGATTTTTTGGGATAACTCCAGAGAAATTGTCGAAAGAATTGATTAGGGGTTCCAGGAAAAATCTCAGTGAGATTTTCCGAAGAATCTAAggaggatttccagaagaataccAGAGAGCTGTAGAATTTTTTGATGCATTCTAAAGTGATTCAATTTGTAATCTTAGATAAACttccaaaaaaatcccaaaataaattaaacaagaatatgaaataatctttaatgcataaactttaataACTCGGTGACTTTTTTCTTAGTGttcaatcacaattgttatttattACAGTGCACGCGTTCgagaaatgaatctggccatggtgcaacaaccgcgctacattcgatgaaaaTTGTTGGCGCTATCTATCAAATTTGCTCACCAAAACCATTTTGGTGAATATAACAACACAGTTACTGTctaacaaatgttttatttcaGTCAGCTCGCAGTCAAAATTTTAGTACCTTATTTGCTACAATATTTCATACCAAAAGCCGTCCATTTTCCAACAAATCAATACGTGTAACCTCTGGACATACTCGATTGATGTACCTATGAAACTTTTGCTTCTGACACTTTGATGTATCATTTAAAAGGGAGcattttgacatttttatttttgaggcGCCCTAGTCCATCTCTATCTGCCTACTGCCTGGAAatcccctgaagaattcctggaataaatcTCCAGAGCAGTTCTTGGTGGAAATTCCcggaagaaattttggaaaaaaaaaatctgtaaggattctggaaaaaatccccggggaaattcctggtgcgaatctttggagaaattcctgaaggaaaagCCCGgataaattctttaaaaaaaatcccctgaaATGCCTGGAATTTCATAATGGAATCCCCAGAAAAGAACTTAAAATAATCAATGGAAAAACTTCGGAGGAATAACTGCACAACGTCTAGAGGAATTCACGGAAAAactcttcagatttttttttttgggaaacccTGGAGGATTTGTCTAAATTATTATCTACATTTCATTTTCCAAAGAAACTCAAGGAGAGATCGTagtggaactccggaggatttccAAAGAACTACTagagaaactctgaagaattcctgtagaaattacGAAAAAAGAATCCTTCCTGCAGCGACTTCGAAGCATTTGCTGGAGGAATCGTGGATTAATTTTCAtagaaactccgaagaaattccttaagaaccTATAAAGGAAaccccggaggaactctggagaataTTCTGGTggatctccaaaggaattcctggaggagcgtctgatttctgatggaatattaAAAGAATTCGTTGAGAATCCATAACAAACCCGGTAGAGCTCCAAAGAAATTCCCGTAGTAACTACTATACTTTGAAGAACATCCCGATGGACCTCCGAAGGAATTTACGGCAAGAATTCTGAAAGAAGTCCTGAGAGAAGCCCGGATTATTTAATAAGGGAactcagaaggaattcctgaaacgACGAAGCTAATCGTGGAGGAACTacgaagaaattctgaaaacatCTCCGGAGTAATTcatggtgcaaatccccagagaaattcctggaagaaatctccggatccctcaaaagaatttctggagaaaatatcCGGATGAGTTTCATAATGAAAtgccagaagaaattttctagatgaaatccccagagaaagtcttggacgaaatccccggaggaattggtATTGGAATTCCCCTAAGTAGTCCCTGGAGGTTTTCTTGGAGATGTACTCGCATGAATCCttgaaatctccagaggaatcactggaggaaatCTCGATGATAAtactcggaggaattcctgaacgaaatcTCAGCAGATAAAtctagaggaaatccccggaagatttactattgaaaatccccagaggaattcctagacgaaatccccagaaaaaTTCTTAGGGAAAATCTCCggcgattttttttcgaaaaaatctccggaggactttctggagaaaattccggGGAACCTCCGGAGGAAAAAAACCTCTAGAGGAGTACCATGGAGAAAGCCCTGGAGGCATTcgtggaggaaatccccggagcaatttcttaagaaattcccgGAAAAACATCCTGGAGAATAACCCTGGGAAtgcctggaggaaatcttcggagaaattcctggtgcaaatccttagagaaatttttggaaaaaatccccggatgaatttcttaatgaaatctccAGGACGAAATCCGCGGAGGAATCGCTATTGAAATTTTCCTgaggagtttctgaagaaaAGCCCCAGAAGAGATCTTAGGGAATATTTtcggagtaattcctggagaaaatccccgaagaattcttggaagaaatctttcGCTACATTTTCGAAAACAAATCCTTAAAGGAATTACTGGATAAAATCCAGAAATCCCGGATTGATTCCTGGAGATCTCctcagaagaaattcctagaggaaatctccggagaaactctctgaaaaaaaaacctctaaaGCATTATCTGGggaaatttccagaggaattttttaatgaaatattcgGCGGATTTCCTGGAAacaatccccggagaaattcctggtgcaaatctccggataaattcccggagaaaataACCGAATTAATTCTCTTGAAAAatctcctgaggaattcctggattttTCCGCGGTTtcgtccaggatttcctccggggattttctccagatattcctccagagatttttccaagagcTGCTTCGGTGATTtggtccaggattttctctagggattttgtccagaaattcattaagaaattcctgagtattttctttaaaaattctttcggggattttttttttgtgattttttccggagatttcctccaggaatttctcttgggatttaaaccaggaatttattcgagaattttctacaggatttttttctagaatctctccaggaatttcaaggattcctctggTGATTTCCgggagttttctccagaaatttatcaggAGATTTTCAAAAGATATTACACTGTGGATATCGTCCAAacattcctcgaggaatttcgtctagaaattctttcggtgatttccaccaggaattgctccgggTATTTCCTCAAGAAGCACATCCGAGAATTTCCTCTTGAAACTCCTtctgggattttctccagaaattcctccagggatttcggcCAGGATTTCCTACGGCTGGCTGGTTTGGTTGATAATACGGATGTCCGACGGATAAGTAAGCGAGTGGCTTCACCCTCTGTCCGTCGGCATAGATAACCAGCAGGTTCTTGAAAGAAAGCCGGACAGACTgtatccacagacaaacagacgtaacactgatgaaatttccatcgaccactcatttaacgatcgtTTCAAATTCGCtgtgttacaaatctcacaaccagaggcacactcatcgtttttcttcgcgtttgacgtttcacactaccgccatctgtcggtcttgttgcacgaaacaccttttcgtgtaacatgctcaccagatgatgatggtgtaaactgggcgatggattttgaagaaatttgttctaagtgttacgtctgtttgtctgtgctgtaTCCAAGAAGGAGTACCCCCGCTAGCTTttgctaacgggtccaacgaaaaatcgaaggcacgggtcctaaGGACTCCTAACAAGCATcttaaagggatcaatagttaGAAAACAGTAGCAccgaaaagtaccgtttttttaGTACTGAGAAGCACTGTTTAATTGCTTaaggtagttttaaaaacttccaagagctaaaagaatttgtgtacgcacagtaccggtttgactcatattccgaacacttaaggctaacagtgacttcaaatgcatctgataggcataaattagttgatatttgggaaaatagaccatttccgtcaaacATTACCccccatttttatatttttcttcgaaaggcgattattttttatgattattgacgctttcagataatttttatatgcactcctgattttcttacaattttttgaaaatgtatgtATTCACCAAATTTGAGGTGAATTCCgtcgtgcggcacagttgtttcaaccctatgggaatacaaagtggagatttttcctCAACGATCAGTAACATCCCTGCATTGAATGTTTGTAGacataatgaaatgtcaaatcCCAGCACACAACAAAACTGACTCGCTCGCTCATATCCGGGGTGCTTCGCGATTCGGGCGAAACAAACAAGcgataatttaattattgacgTTGGCGTAAAGCACCTAACAGGCAATATTGAAAATGATATCCATGACAGTCCATGACAGGCTTTTAAGATTGGGTTGTACTGGCATTCTCCAGCACGTTTTCGGCGAAACTTGATAAGATATTTTTAGAACCAAATAGAATAGATATGTGTGGTATTCATATGAGTTTTGAAAATAGATTTATTAAACGTAAATTAAATAAAAGGGGCTTAAGTTTGATTATATTTTCTTGAGTTAGGACTAAAAATTGAACTTGAgaatttcatttattattttctcattgattGTTATTGATTAGTCAGATAAGCCCTAATCGCGAATCTTCCTCGATATGAAAAATgagcagcatttttttttatcaaattgtgGTCCTCACCGTCAACAGAATTATAAGGACTCCCGTAAAATGGCCATCATTGTAGTTTCATGGGACGGATTCATGGTCTTCTACCAATACGGAACCCTACACGATCACAACATCCCCCTCATCTCCTTGCCGGAAGCTGCTATGGTACTCCACGATTGATTTTACGAATAGTCCCCGGAAAGGATCCTGCTCTCTTCCGATTTTGCAACTGGCGACGAACATTTTACTGCCCGCCAGCATATTGTTATTATTCCTCGGAAACCGATACCTATAGAAGCTGTGGGAAATCAAATAACATGCAAATCGAGAAGTCATTGAAACCTCTTAGCTTCCGGATTTCCAGTTCGGATCAATCGGCTTTAAAAATTAGATTAACCGAGATGCCACGCAGTTAAATTTTCGTCGCCACTTATCCGCTTGCCACAAAACCAGGGGAGAGCTACTCACCGGAATCATTCTAGGTTATTCTACAGCAGCTTCGATTCGATGCTGGATACGAAAAcctttattgtgatcatgaaggATTTCGTCGTGATGGTTCTGGGGAGTCATGAGAAAAAAAACGGGGAATGTGTAGGCGCGGGTAATTAGCCTTATGTCTCCGATGGTGGAACCTGTTTGATCTTTGCATACCTGACATAACCTCGACACTCCATACGAAAATATGTCAACATTTTCTCCTTgaatgtcaaagagcaggacagtgAATTGAGCGTGATAATAGCAAGACAGAGAAGGAGAATCACGAATCCGAGGAACAAAGTGGAGACCACGGTGGAACAGCTGATcgaaattcaccacaacgtggagatAAAATCACAGGGGAAAAAGGGGTTCCCGAAAATATTGGagagaaataaattgtaaagGACCGTGGGGTAAACTAgtgtgccgccagtttttcacagtttttcaatagttaggggCTTCAAAACATATGGGTTCCTTGGGAAAGTGTGTCCAGTAAATTAAAAGAAAGCTTATgagcaaataatattttttcacggaaatggtctattcgaatttcttcataaagtctaactgttagctgttgggtttgatgataaaattgtttattcaaacttgtttagtattgtttttacataaaagtatagaacaacattttgattcaaatgcggAACACTGTGTTCAaactgtctcatattccgaacaccttgattcaaattccgaacagcacaaataaataatattcaaatggatattttcgcaaataaattcatctgagctagttctactggtctcgaactagagaatcatcactactcccaaggtataaaatagattggaagacttttaaattgaattgcaattgactgccattcctggtaatttcaactaaatcgtcttacaaaaccgagtgttcggaatatgagtctgttggAAATTTGAGACGAAACGGTACGAGGGTACGACGCGCCCTGATaaattttgtcaatattttttccatattttaaCAAACGGCTATTCTTTCAAAACTTACCACCTTGAAAACTTATGGCATGATCAAGTATTTAAAAGATATTATTATGTGTTATATTGCTGCAGCTAATAGTATCATTCGAGCTCATGGCATTCCGGCACGTGACATTCGGCCTAGATTCGTTTACCAGCTCTCATTTTGTGAGGCCAAATTCTAAGCGAAGCAAACTTTGAAGCCTTTGATATCGTTCAACCGAAGCCCCCTCCCTTCCCTTACGAATAAACTGGCTACGGTCTTGTACGCATCCCATTAAACCATGCAGTCTCTACGCTACCTGTGCGGGCTGAGTAAGCAACTTCCCAAAACCACGAGTAAACGTAAATCACACGAGGTTTTAATAGTCTGACCGGACGACGACGGGTGTAAGGGTGATGCATTATCTCCCGGTAGCGAGTCGCAATGTCTGCTGTTTGGCACAAACACTTTGCCTTGCCATGATCGCCGATCGATGAGAGTCTACAAACAAAGTTTCACTCTCCTTCCAGATGATCACACGCTGCTGGCGGGGTAAATACCgttcataatcttgtttttctgGTTCAGGTTGATTTGTTatgaatcaaagtgtcatttaAGGATTGCATAGTAAATAAACATCCAGACAGCGTGCAAGTCCATGCACCCAGACAGCATTATTAGGTGCAGTCGGTTGCACGACACCCCACGCGGTCAAACAGCTGGAACGTCTTTCGATCGATGACTGGACGTGTTTGATTGAACTGtttagggttaccatatttgctcttaccgaaaagagtacattttttaaAAGAGTACTGAAGAGTACACTTAGCCTAATAGCTTAAAATTTTGTGAATGCGCTTTTTACTAACGTGTTTACAATTTCCttgttttttataatttttgtataatttttaatCTCAAGTAGTTGCTCACATTAATTTTAATGACATTGATTCTAAGTAAATAGGTTTGCTCAGTCGTTTTCTTTTTATAAGAAAGCCGTTCAAATTTTGGCAATATTATAGtctatcaattattttttttagtactTAGCAAGAATGATCTATACCAAACGTAGAACAATATTGGTTTGTACAGGAAACTAGGACTGAGAATAACGCTTTTGCAAACCTTGAATCTCAAAAGAATCTCGAGTATTGTcattaaattaagtttttctAGTAAATTGTTGAAGCAATATAGAAGACGCAAGCTTGATTAgtttaataaattatttttctcttttAGGCACTATAttttaaagttaaattcttCCATTCCCACAGCTGTGTTCAACCATTGGACCATTGGAAAACGACGTGCTGATAAAAGTGCATGAGCAAAAGTTGTTCCCAATAGTTCAAAACtaaatcaataatcaataataagCTATAAactaaaaatcaatagttagctAAATATTTAACAATAGTTTTGCCGTTAGGTCAATTATATTTATATTCAGAGATATATATGAGCTTATGAATATGTGATGATCATTATTGAGCTAATCGTACCAATTCGAATCAGCTATAATGTTACGAAAATCGTTGGATCCTTGTTTTCATGGGAAATATCCGGTTTCTTCAATATATGATTTGATTTGTTCGGCAATCGTCAGTGATAACTAGAAAAGAGTACAATTGAGCCCATTTAGcaaaaagaatagtacacaaatttttaagacaaaaaagagtacatgtactctaaaaagagtacgtctggtaaccctagaACTGTTTGGACAACGACAATGTCAATGTCCACGGCTGCAGTTATGGGCAATTATAGCtgttgaattccttgatgattgAACACAATTATTTCTACTATAAGGCAACAATAAGgagtcttccttagccgagtggttagagtccgcggttgcaaagcaaagccatgctgaaggtgtctgggttcgattcccggtcggtccaggatctcttcgtgatggaaatttccatgacttccatgggcataaagtacctgccacacgaatacgaaatggcaactttggcacagaaagctctcagttgataattgtgcaagtgctcataagaacactaagttgagaaacatgctctgtccaagtgaggacgttaatgccaagaagaagaaaaaacggACGCTTCTCCGGAATAAACGCTTTCTTTCAAGGGCgaattaattaaaattgataattgcatcgaaattagcaaacagttcgatgctttagacaaatttcccGAACATGAATTCGAAGCAGCTTCTAGCCCAGCCTCTTTGATTCTAGTGAGGCAACAAAGGGTGCCGTCAAtcatggtcagttgttccgaactTGGAGAATTTAGGCATGAGATCTAGAACTCCATTAAGGGAATCAGggttccttccaaatcgcaaagaaatgagactgtcacgttttgccggaaactcttaaagatcgcgaacttcttctcaaacatcttgaagagaagatgcACAATTTTTATAATTATGACAACAgtactgaacgtttgttcacgGTCGTCTTGAGTTGACTTTAAGTCACctaaagagatcaaaaatggaactGTAAATGATTTATTTGGATTTTACTCAGTCCAAGCAATCATTATGAAAATGAGGCTTTCTCAAgagtattatttagttcactttgacaaaagtgatctaaacatttttaaagctTAAAAAAGTAAGACTTTTGTTCGTTGTccatgtgacatgggaacatttgcAGAAACCtgtaggatttttttagaaCCCCACTAAGTGCCGTCGgtgtcaaaagtggggtcatggtactaatattgccgcatggatgctaaatgtatGATTTGGTTCTGTCTCACgctatagggtgtcccaaaaagtatgggcacgacttcaccatactgccatttcaagactagtgaagataaaaatctgattattACACATTTGATTACTATACCCAACAAGAGTAGATagcgattttttaatgaataattcaatttttaatgtgttgaatatgatctcatttcggggtgaaattgatcacttgtcaatgccattaatgttagtttccaaaacaactctatatgataaatttgagctctctgaatccgaatatgcatgtcaaattcttaacaatgcaatatttatataaataacgaatagttaaatttcaagaattacgcggtaAACGCCAAAAAGTATGCAAtt is a genomic window containing:
- the LOC5564409 gene encoding uncharacterized protein LOC5564409 isoform X1, whose translation is MKVNLRVVLSVLVFVATKSEFANCTPVDLAEKTNKGSSTELVKGAESAQIPKEPPLIFPKDSSVYKIVENDTALKILQARAAAEKSDPADAESNTDDKGQNVQRQPLAKAGGTITSDESIASNAANQTLSSPVDNRKVEDDDDDYNNEDDDDVDDSESQEDDTDYAAEEIQPEDPKREDGLEEQFGDKIVHYPLIFDNTTIEVSSMRQEHIWIIMLGAVFVLALTAYIAMVLYRNRLENRYGMRQRLVTEDDYYPNNEI
- the LOC5564409 gene encoding pheromone-processing carboxypeptidase KEX1 isoform X2; amino-acid sequence: MKVNLRVVLSVLVFVATKSEFANCTPVDLAEKTNKGSSTELVKGAESAQIPKEPPLIFPKDSSVYKIVENDTALKILQARAAAEKSDPADAESNTDDKGQNVQRQPLAKAGGTITSDESIASNAANQTLSSPVDNRKVEDDDDDYNNEDDDDVDDSESQEDDTDYAAEEIQPEDPKREDGLEEQFGDKIVHYPLIFDNTTIEVSSMRQEHIWIIMLGAVFVLALTAYIAMVLYRNRNRYGMRQRLVTEDDYYPNNEI